The Coffea arabica cultivar ET-39 chromosome 6e, Coffea Arabica ET-39 HiFi, whole genome shotgun sequence genome contains the following window.
ctagctggaaaaatatttttgattgatttgatcACAGTCACTCGATTTCTCAAGGTCGATACAACTTCCACCGCTCCGATTCCGTTTCGAAGTCAtaatatggatcaaaatatggcaacaatcacatagcaaattactagggcttcgtcaatcattagccctagatttcaacaagtgcatctctgaataaaataaaatagtcaaccaaggcttcatcaatcattagcacttggtttcagcaagcccatcataaacaattaaaaataaaagtaaagcctccaagacattccagcaattaacttcCATCACCCTGTATtacttataaaatcattcaaatggccaagggcttcatcaatcattagcccctGACAACATCAATTACTTCTAACCACAAtttaatcaagaatttaaaccacaagtaAGCTACAAGTTCAATCCAAAACCCAATTTCAGTTTCAcaaagaaacaggacattccTACCAAAACAGTCTACTTCAAGGATTTACAGACAGCAGTATACATAGAGGAAAAATACGAAATTTCTACAGGACAAAGGCCTAtgtttctagtttcaaatgccactgacggcgccttaaacggatttttctacaccaagatataagcattttactgaaACTGGTCAGAGACatccgaaaatctgaaatttcatctttcacttgtgaaaaactcctttttctcttttaataccaaaatgtttttattcaaccatccatacatttcTTATAGAACTCCAAAACACAAATTCCAGATATTTCCATCCATCAAGATTCagggaaaaaatttaaaaatcaagtTAAGATCCCAACTCAACCTTTAATTATCACAtaagaaattccagcaactaATATACTTTAGGTCCAGTTTTCCCTTGGTTTAAACAGGGTGTTAGGTATTCAAATTCAGCATTTAAACACTTAGCTAGCTATTAAAAATTTCCACTTCAAAACCAATTTCATTCAGTGACTAAAATCATCCAGAAAATCCAGAAATAGTTTaaaatccaaaagaaaacaaactggAAATTTCCGATCAAACCTCTCGGCTATTCCAGAATTTTCCAACCCTTGGTGTTTATAAATCCAATTTTCCTCGGCTAAAACATGGTTTTAGATACCCAAATTAGTCATGTAAAAACTTATCTAGCTAATTAATATttccaattcaaaatttaaCTTAAACAACAGCTGCAAAtccccaaaatttccagaatttctgtaCAGCTAGCTTCGGACAAACATGCCTGCAACAGATTgcattcttattttatttttttttctggtttaaactaACTAATTAGCTGTATGCAGAGCCTAATTAACTTGTTATCAACCATCTAATCATGGTTATAAGTTTAAACAACAACATTAAACCAAATCAGGCTGCAAAAATTCAAGCTAAGCTCTCGGCCAAATCAGAAACTCTTCCAGCATTTGTTTAGTcacaaatcaattttttttctacgGTTAAATCCTGTATTTTGCACTTAAATTTCACATGCACAACTACTGAATTAACTAGCTATCATATCCAGACCAGAAATCAGTTCGACAGCAATAAAATTGAACCAAATGAAGCTGCAATAATTAAGCTAAGCTCTCGGCAGAAATTTTCTTaacccaaaccagaaatttcctcTGCTTTAACACATCATCCGAATGTACAATACAACATGCATGGTCTAAATCTTCAAGTCTTCACTCAGCTAAAGGCACTTAGGTGTTCAGATGCCACAGAAAACGCAAATGGAGTTGCATTAACTCCTCCAAGTCTCGGTAGCAACATTTtaacaaaacagaattttttttttctattggtTGGGTTTCAACATCCGACTGCATAATCTGTACATGCAAGCTCAGATGCAGCTTGCTCAACTAATAATCAACCTAATTAgaccagaaattacctcagttAGCAGCTAATCCTTCACACGGAATATTCCTGAAATTTCTTCCCTAGCTCTCGGCCAAGTGCAGTCGGTGGTTCCTAGCTCCTAAGTTGCGGCTGTAATTTGTTGTAGCTGTTGTATTTTGAGGTCGGTTGGTTGGAGATGAAGGTACAGAATGGTGAAGCTTCCTGCAAATCTCCTCCCTGGCTTCGCTCCAACTCACGGCAGAACCAGAAAAATTTCTGGCAGCTCACGTTCGCTCCTCCTACCTCTCGGATGCAGCTCACCAGGCAGCTCTCTCTCTCGGATGCTCTTGGTCGAATGCAGAGGAAGAGGTGAGGTGCGGTTGTGGAGAGGGATTGCAGTAGTTTCGGTGTAATTGGGCAAAAGAAATGAGATGATGAAGAGAATGGTATCTCGGTATTAAGAAGGAAGCGGTTTGTGGTTTACTTGTGCAGAGAAGAAAGGAAGTTGCGGTTTGTATTTGTGATATGAAATGTGAATTAGAATGAATGGTTTTGTGGTTTTAGCCGTGAGATAGAAAGGATGGTTTGGTGGTGCCGTTGTTTAGGGAATAGAGGTTTCGTGTAAGAATCGATTGCATATAACATTGGTTGCGTATCGAATTGGTAATAACAAAGGTGATTTGATTTGCGGTCAGACGTcttgtttggtttgcatggaaaggtaagggtattttagtcttttcactttgctccctaatctcaacttaatttctcaattccaaattaattctaaaaattattcccaagtgtgatttgaacgcctagttataccctaatatacctaaaccatttttatcgaataattatcgattaaacttgaatattaaggttcctagtaattcttatattaattagcgattaaattagttattagaattttcaattattatttctcaagaaatagagttagtctaactcgaaatttatcgatttagtaatataaagtcaaatgaaataataatttaatccaagggtgtcaatttgcacatataaaaattatttttacgcacttacttgaaaaacaaagaaagataaggatatatttatcgAATTTTCACGCCTTAAGCATGTTTAATATATTAgaatcatatttatctaaaattcattgatttttatcttaacacggaaattcttattaacatttaacattagcaaCTAATTGAAATTAATCATAGggatttaaataatttattttgagaTCGTAATTCTATTTACTCAAGTATCATTACTTTAGGATTAAGGACTTAAGTATTCTTACATTTAATATTAAGGCGAaaaattaatctaaccctaaagattttaatttagttagatataaccaagaaattttcataaattggaaaattatattatttttcacgtaaacctatttttttttcatacttaattgcaaacaagtaaaagtaatgctcgaaattattaaggaataaaagaaatgcaaataaaatatgcactagtttatatatccatttttcagggttctcacatcctcccctccttacaagaattttgtcctcaaaattcacactttcCTAAGGAAATAAATCAGggtactttttctgcatttcctcttctaattcccaagttgcttcctcaagtccatgatttctccataaaatcttcaccagggaaattttcttatttctcagTTCCTtcacttctctttccaaaatcttgacTGGTCCTTCTTCATACGTTAACGTctcatccacttcaattcccTCCAGTGGCAGCACATGACTTGGGTCGGAataatatttcttaagcatggaaacgtgaaatacatcgtgaaCCTTAGCCATGCTTGCAGGTAACTTCAGCTGATATGCTACTTTCCCAACTCGCTTCAAAATTTCGAAAGGTCCGATATACCTTGGTTTTAGCTTCTTACCTTTCTTAGGTACTACTCCGcccttcaagggtttaattcttAGGAAGACCTTGTCTCCTACttcgaattccaaatctttcctccttgtgtcggcgtagcttttctgtctactctgagcggtttgaagcCTTTCCCTAATAAGTTTCACCTTCTCCTGGGCCTCTTCTATCCAAGGTATCGTTGTTGGATCTACAATCTTCTTCtctcctatttcatcccaatgaatcggagatcgacaccttctcccatacaaagcttcataaggtgccatttgaattgagGCTTGATAACTGTTGTTATACGCAAATTCTACTAGGATCATATAATTACtccatttacctccaaaatccaatatacatGACCTCAGCAGATCCTCcaaagtttgaattgttctttccgACTGCCCGTCGGTTTGGGGATGGTACGCAGTACTAAATTTCAATTTGGTCCCCAAAGACtcctgaaatttctgccaaaaacgTGAGACAAACCTTGGGTCTCGATCGGACACGATACTTACTGGAATACCATGTAACCTTAGgatctcttctgtgtacaacttgacCAGTCTTTCCAAAGAAAAGCTCATGCTTACTGGTAGGAAATGTGCAGACTTAGTGAGTCGGtcaactattacccaaattgcatcaaatCCTTTTTGGCTTCTAGGTAGTCCCATTACAAAATTCATTGTTATatgctcccatttccattcagggatttcTAACGATTGCAACAAACCAGAGGGCTTCTGATGCtcagcttttacttgttggcagATCAAACATCTCTGAACAAACTCTGCCACGTCCTTTTTCAAACCTTCCCACCAGTATAATCCCTTCACATCATGATACATCTTGCTCACACCTGGATGTATAGTATATTTCGATCGATGTgattcttctaaaatttcttttcttatctctTCATTTGCCGGAACCACAATTCGATCTCGGAATCTCAATACACCTTCAGACCCCAATTTAAAATCTAGGTTTCTTCTTTTTGCACTTTCTCCAAATTCTTCTGAATCATAGGGTCTGTTTTCTGGGCCTCCTTAATACGCTCTAGCAATGATGATTTTAACGATAAGCTCCCAAGTAATATCTTCAGTTTCTCCATACGAGGGTTCCAACCACTTATTTCTTCTAACATGTCCCACTCCTTAaccattaaccctgctacttgggCCTTTCTACTTAGAGTGTCAGCTACCACATTAGCTTTTCCTGGGTGGTAATTAATAgaacagtcataatcttccagaaattctacccatcgcctttgtttcaaatttaattccttttgggagaataaatacttaaggctcttatggtctgtataaatctcaaaagtcacgccatacaagtagtgtctccatttcttcaaggcgAAAATCACTGCTGCTAACTCTAAGTCATGAGTTGGGTAGTTTTGTTTGTGAGGCTTCAGTCTCCTGGAAGCGTAGGCAATCACTTTaccattttgcattaaaacacaccCTAGACCTTCTCCAGAAGCATCGGAGTACACGGCATAACCTTCACCTCCGTCAGGCAACACCAAAACAGGAGCGGATGTTAACcgcttctttaattcctgaaaacttgactcGCACTTCGGAGTCCAAATGAACCTATTCCCTTTCTTGGTTAGCTcggtcatgggtccagcaatcttcgaaaaatccttgataaatcGCCTATAATAACCTGCTAATCCCAAGAAACTTCTAATTTCAGTTGGAGTTTTTGGCTGCTTCCAATTCATAACGgcctcaacttttgccggatCCACGGCAATTCCATCTTTGGAAACCTTGTGCCCTAGAAAAGATATTTCAtccagccaaaactcgcacttgctAAATTTGGCATACAATTTATGCTCTCTTAGAATTTGCAAGACTATCTCCAAGTGCTTAACATGTTCCTCTCGAGTCTTAGAGTATATCAAGATATCATCGATGAAAACCACTACAAACTGATCCAGATACTTCTTAAAGACTctctgcattaaatccatgaatgccgctggtgcattagttaaaccaaaaggcatgactgcgaactcaaaatgtccatatctcgTACTAAAAACAGTCTTGGGTATATCCTCCTTTTTAATCTTCAATTGGTAATACCCTTGCCTCAAGTCCAGCTTAGAGAAAACTACTGACCCTTGCAGTTGGTCGAACAGACTATCTATCAAcggtagagggtatttattcttaatggtaaTCTCATTTAACCCTCGGTAATCGATACATAATCTCAagcttccgtcctttttcttaacaaatagaacgGGTGCTCCCTACGGTGAATCactttccttcacaaaaccttttTCCAAGAGGTCTTGCAATTGAATTTTTAACTCCTTTAGctcggcaggagccattcggtatggaGTTTTAGAAATTGGAGCCGTTCCAGGCACCAAGTCAATCCTAAATTCCACTTCTCTTTCCGGCGGTAGAGTCTTAAGCTCTTCCGGAAAAACATCCGGAAATTCTTGTACCACTGGTACATCTTCCAACTTCGCTCGATCACTGGGAGCATTAatcatgaaagctaagaaaccttGAGCTCCTTTTGACAACATTTTCCTTGCCCGTATCCCTGAAATcatagcagatgaggctaacctacccttAACATCTAACCTCAGGGTTGCTTCTCCAGATATACAGAATTCCACCACTTTCGCTCGGCAATCAAGCTTAGCATGATACTGGCCTAGGAAATCCATTCCTATGATAACATCGTACCCCTTTATGTCCAGACTGATTAGATCCACTAGCATTTTACGCTTTCCAATCCAGAATTCGCAATTCTTATAGGCTAAGCTAGCGATTATCTTCTTATTACCCATTGGTGTCCTAACCTCAAGATCGAAGGGTAATCTAACAGGTTTCACATCTATTCCAGACATAAATGATGGATTTACGAATGAATGAGTTGCACCAGGGTCAATTAACACTTTAGCTAATCGATGAAAAATGGGGAGAGTACCTTCCACGACCTCCGAGGAATCAGGTACAGGTTGGTCATCTATAGCATACACCCTGGCAGGAACTGTTGGCCGGCTCCCTCCAGAAGTGTTTGGTCTAGCGTTTGGATTACTCCCTTCCTGCATTTTTGGACATCCAGCAATTTGGTGCTCGCTACTTCCGCATCTCAAGCACTTCCCTTGCTTCTTCCAGCAACCATCTATAGTATGGCAAGGTTTCTTACAAAATGCACAATTCATTTGGGGAACTATTGCTCGACCTCCTTGCGAGGTATTCCTAGGTTGTCCCCTTCCAATCGGTCCCATTCTGGTTCCATTATTCTGTCCTCCTGCATTCCTGGCCCCATTTCCTCTTGCTTGGCCGCCTCGTGGTGCCCCAGGACTATTCACTCCAATGGTTCCTCGGCCCATTTTAGTCGGTGGAGCATTCCCATATGTCGGCTCCCGACTACTGTTAGGAGCAAATCTTTTCTTAGCCTGAAAAGATTTCACTTGAGCCCTAGCTACTTCAACTCTCTGGGCTTTCTCGACGGCATCTGCAAAAGTATCTATCCTCACAGCAGCTAAACCTTCCTGTATTTCTACATTCAGACCCTGCACAAACCTTCTGACTCGCCTTTGCTCCGTGGTtaccaattcaggagcaaaaCGGGATAGCTTTGTGAACTGGACTTCATATTCGGCGACGCTCATCGCCCCTTGCTTACATTTTATGAagtcatcctccctcttttcttggatgagagatggaagaaatttggcattgaactcccttgtgaagtttGCCCAAGTCCTTGGAGTATGATTCCTGTCCCAATTAGTCCTTACCAGATTCCACCAGGAGCGAgcagctccctcaaactggaatgcGGCAAAAGTTACCTGCCGCTCTTCCGTGTAGTTTAAAGCTGCGAAGATGTCGGAGATTCTCTCCCACCATCCCTCAGCTATCTCAGGTTCGGGTCCTCCGTAGAACTTATGAGGTCCAAACTTCAGAAACCTTTCCAGTGCCCGATCCTCAGAATCGGCTGGGCCTCCTTGGCGGTGCACTGGCCCAGAGGCTTGATGCTCCGTCAAGCGCTCCAAGACATCAGTGATACGGTTAATTGCGGTGGCCACCTGATCTCCGGCCACTCCCTCTTGCCCTTGGTCTTGATTGACCTCGGGTTCCCTATCTCCACCCGCTTCCGGGTGTTGTCTAGGGGGTCTCCCACGGCTCCTTCCTATCATTTGGCGATCCATTGCCTAATTATGCCTATTACTGAAGGGTAAGACAATtaggcaaaattttatttatatttaattattatGATTCGCTATGTGATTAAAAACCAACATGAAAatagaggaaaagaaaatgaaacactTAACATATATTTCCGTGGAACagtcatacaattagcaagttggAACATTTCCCAAAAGTAAGGCACATACGTTAGCAAAAATACATACAGATAATCccttaaacaaaattttagggATATGGTGCCTCGGAGGTAAGTCATTCACCTAGACAAAATTTGATGACTTAACTAATGTCCCTTTCTGATCCTACATATCCGATACTATCAAGTCAACCTAATCTAACCCtcagcagggctatcaggagcGACGTCCTCCGCCGGATCCTTCTCCGGGTCCTCCTTTGgttcctcctccggatcctcctctggatcctcctccggatctgCCTGTTCGTTACCCTGAAGGTAACTAGTGGCCTCATCCATAAGCATAGAAGCATCAGCCCTGATGCCAGCACTCCTATCTCTGATCCCCTCAGTAAGTCGGGTCACTCTAGACCTCTGTCGCTCTATCTCCAACCGAGCAACCTCTAGCATATTATGCTCAGCAGTTAGCCTAATCTCCAAATCTGCTATGCGGTCGAATTGGGTATCCACCATGATACTCAGCTCCTCCACATCCTGGGTCAAGGTGTGGTTAGCGTCCCACAAGTAGCGGCGCTCATCATCTAGGGATAACACCAAGTCGTTGGGATAGGCATATGTGACTCTACACTGGCATCTAGGTTGCCTATCAACAGGCGAGTATCGAACTCGACCTCCTCCACCTCGAGGCCTATAGGAAATGGATCTCAGCGGCTCTACATGTCCATTAGCCGCGCCATTACCATTAACATGTCCATTACCATTCTCCATACTTGCAAAATAATCAATACTTAAAGGTTAGAACTTAAATAGCTAACTGGATCAGATACCACTTAAGGTATTTCTAATGGTCTCAATTTTTATTCTTAGagaggattagggtttttacatatttaatatgtccttcaaataacttttctaacctaggctctgataccacctgtggcgaccccacttccccctaagacgaaccaaagggttggcgggccgtctgcccaactctcgccaggactcacgcaagcatacTAACCAAATCTTTCGAataataacctaatctattacaaaataaattttctcgAATAAGATCTTCCTTAAATCCACACTAGCTTCAAAGATAACAGTGATATAAATAGCCAATCGAGGCTCTTAAACGTCCCACGTACTACGTACCAAAGTATAAAGTCGTACCAAACCGGGTAGATAAACACATAAGTCCATAATACAAACTTACAAGCCAAGCAATCGAAAAGAAAAGTACATTATCCCCAAATAACGCATTACAGCCCACAAAATaagtcatagtattcaaatacaatccaaaaggaaaacataagtaaatatccagctttcagtttccagaacctgttaaggaaaacaataaacgtggggtgagctaaaactcagtggtgccccaaaacatgcaatcacttaAATCAAACAACGGATAAGGACTTAACAAATttaaacagttaggaaagcgtataacagaacaaggtaggatacatgggctctcaggagccattttcctcgcttgatcaccctttatcgtagttgaccctccgtcaactctcactacttataatcCATGTAGAGTTTCTCATTTTGTTACccaacccgtcaccattcattcccctgtcccgggcccgctcaccgactaaagacgcagtatactcgagatatacccgtagatgattggtcgagggattcacccaacgactttattgtagttagattcaggcgtcgagggattcacccaacgacgtaactacgtTTAGATACAAGGTAGTTGGATTCaggagtcgagggattcacccaacgacgcaactacatttagactCAAGGATTCAGGAGAAAAATGTTTttgcacaagtcaccactcgaacggctagtgcgataaagtacacacagctcacttcgatggatcaaaaaccagttttgcaaattatcacttatcgagtctagaaaGCACTTAATTCAGGTAGGAAaggaacaagcagggacactcaccaagagtggagttcagatatcaagttgggaatcgaattccgcgtcctcgaaatatcctaaaaaccaaaatttgaaagtaTGAGTTTCTActcagtttttaagcttatagtCATTGAAGTATATCTAATATACTATTAATTTACTTTCCcatagaaaaatcaagaatcttttagattgaaacttgacaaaagtagaagagatgtttcttatagttttccttgagtTACTTTTCTTataaaagggtaactagtattattttcttgaaataattcgacaaacctcttaatatcaatgttagaaagttactttgaacatttctttaaagTTACGGcctttgcaaaaattatccctaaaactatttttttctaaaatagggtttcttgccgagcaagtttcccaggttttttttttcgctAAATTAATAAAACTCGTATTtcggaacttttcctatagttaactatccaATTACAAagcttaaagaaagaaaaggaattaaaatacgACTTATAGTTTCCAAAAGCTATAGAActtatttactatagctatcaaggctagtttgagctaaaggaaattatcgagttggaaaatcttaggcaaaacactagatatggagttttataatataatactagctggaaaaatatttttgattgatttgatcACAGTCACTCGATTTCTCAAGGTCGATACAACTTCCACCGCTCCGATTCCGTTTCGAAGTCAtaatatggatcaaaatatggcaacaatcacatagcaaattactagggcttcgtcaatcattagccctagatttcaacaagtgcatctctgaataaaataaaatagtcaaccaaggcttcatcaatcattagcacttggtttcagcaagcccatcataaacaattaaaaataaaagtaaagcctccaagacattccagcaattaacttcCATCACCCTGTATtacttataaaatcattcaaatggccaagggcttcatcaatcattagcccctGACAACATCAATTACTTCTAACCACAAtttaatcaagaatttaaaccacaagtaAGCTACAAGTTCAATCCAAAACCCAATTTCAGTTTCAcaaagaaacaggacattccTACCAAAACAGTCTACTTCAAGGATTTACAGACAGCAGTATACATAGAGGAAAAATACGAAATTTCTACAGGACAAAGGCCTAtgtttctagtttcaaatgccactgacggcgccttaaacggatttttctacaccaagatataagcattttactgaaACTGGTCAGAGACatccgaaaatctgaaatttcatctttcacttgtgaaaaactcctttttctcttttaataccaaaatgtttttattcaaccatccatacatttcTTATAGAACTCCAAAACACAAATTCCAGATATTTCCATCCATCAAGATTCagggaaaaaatttaaaaatcaagtTAAGATCCCAACTCAACCTTTAATTATCACAtaagaaattccagcaactaATATACTTTAGGTCCAGTTTTCCCTTGGTTTAAACAGGGTGTTAGGTATTCAAATTCAGCATTTAAACACTTAGCTAGCTATTAAAAATTTCCACTTCAAAACCAATTTCATTCAGTGACTAAAAT
Protein-coding sequences here:
- the LOC113696787 gene encoding uncharacterized protein, with product MDRQMIGRSRGRPPRQHPEAGGDREPEVNQDQGQEGVAGDQVATAINRITDVLERLTEHQASGPVHRQGGPADSEDRALERFLKFGPHKFYGGPEPEIAEGWWERISDIFAALNYTEERQVTFAAFQFEGAARSWWNLREDDFIKCKQGAMSVAEYEVQFTKLSRFAPELVTTEQRRVRRFVQGLNVEIQEGLAAVRIDTFADAVEKAQRVEVARAQVKSFQAKKRFAPNSSREPTYGNAPPTKMGRGTIGVNSPGAPRGGQARGNGARNAGGQNNGTRMGPIGRGQPRNTSQGGRAIVPQMNCAFCKKPCHTIDGCWKKQGKCLRCGSSEHQIAGCPKMQEGSNPNARPNTSGGSRPTVPARVYAIDDQPVPDSSEVVEGTLPIFHRLAKVLIDPGATHSFVNPSFMSGIDVKPVRLPFDLEVRTPMGNKKIIASLAYKNCEFWIGKRKMLVDLISLDIKGYDVIIGMDFLGQYHAKLDCRAKVVEFCISGEATLRLDVKGRLASSAMISGIRARKMLSKGAQGFLAFMINAPSDRAKLEDVPVVQEFPDVFPEELKTLPPEREVEFRIDLGAPVLFVKKKDGSLRLCIDYRGLNEITIKNKYPLPLIDSLFDQLQGSVVFSKLDLRQGYYQLKIKKEDIPKTVFSTRYGHFEFAVMPFGLTNAPAAFMDLMQRVFKKYLDQFVVVFIDDILIYSKTREEHVKHLEIVLQILREHKLYAKFSKCEFWLDEISFLGHKVSKDGIAVDPAKVEAVMNWKQPKTPTEIRSFLGLAGYYRRFIKDFSKIAGPMTELTKKGNRFIWTPKCESSFQELKKRLTSAPVLVLPDGGEGKANVVADTLSRKAQVAGLMVKEDPKDLLRSCILDFGGKWSNYMILVEFAYNNSYQASIQMAPYEALYGRRCRSPIHWDEIGEKKIVDPTTIPWIEEAQEKVKLIRERLQTAQSRQKSYADTRRKDLEFEVGDKVFLRIKPLKGGVVPKKGKKLKPRYIGPFEILKRVGKVAYQLKLPASMAKVHDVFHVSMLKKYYSDPSHVLPLEGIEVDETLTYEEGPVKILEREVKELRNKKISLGAPVLFVKKKDGSLRLCIDYRGLNEITIKNKYPLPLIDSLFDQLQGSVVFSKLDLRQGYYQLKIKKEDIPKTVFSTRYGHFEFAVMPFGLTNAPAAFMDLMQRVFKKYLDQFVVVFIDDILIYSKTREEHVKHLEIVLQILREHKLYAKFSKCEFWLDEISFLGHKVSKDGIAVDPAKVEAVMNWKQPKTPTEIRSFLGLAGYYRRFIKDFSKIAGPMTELTKKGNRFIWTPKCESSFQELKKRLTSAPVLVLPDGGEGKANVVADTLSRKAQVAGLMVKEDPKDLLRSCILDFGGKWSNYMILVEFAYNNSYQASIQMAPYEALYGRRCRSPIHWDEIGEKKIVDPTTIPWIEEAQEKVKLIRERLQTAQSRQKSYADTRRKDLEFEVGDKVFLRIKPLKGGVVPKKGKKLKPRYIGPFEILKRVGKVAYQLKLPASMAKVHDVFHVSMLKKYYSDPSHVLPLEGIEVDETLTYEEGPVKILEREVKELRNKKISLVDY